TAAGTTCTTCTTTTGAAGAAGATACAAGGAACTTGATAAGCATATAAGATAGGAAGCCCTAACTTAACCCAAAACCATGGTCAAAGGTAAAGGGTTGACACCCTATTATATGCTATTCCACACTTTCGTGTGAAACCGATGTGGGATCGTATCAGAACTAAAGTTCATTCCAAGAAGAGATTGGAGGAGATCAGGTCAAAAAGAAAACCTACAGTCTGAGCAACCTCTTACTCATACATGTAGTATTCAAAATTCCGCAACATCACTAAACCGTCTATCCTCAACAATAACTCGaacatttttaaaagaatGACAAGTAGgcacataaattttaataagcCTATATTACACCCTCTTAATCTTCTACACCATTAGCttgaaaagaataattttcaCCAAATTATGCAAATAAGCTATGTTTTCCTATAATATTATCTTCAAAGTGCACTCTGTCTCCAGCAGCTAAAGCGTAGTCGCCTCTTACCCCAACGGGAACAAAATGAGTTCATCCTGATTTCTTCCTTGTAATCTCTCAGTAATGCCCGCCCCTGCGAACATAACCAGCTTACCCAATCCAAATCAATTCAACCCATTCTTCCACAAAGAACTAAACTTTCAACCTTGACAAGGATAAAAATCTAAACTTTCCCCCTATTGATGAAATGCAAATTTAACCAGAGGGATAGTTGCAGGAAGGAAAACACCCAAAAATTCCAAAAGTAACTAAACTTGccaataacaaaacaaaatatggtAGTAGTAGCCATGAAAATTTACCTTTCCATTGCTTTCATAGTAATCATCCAATGCCCACTGATATTTTGACTGATTCAAGCCAAACCAGTGTGCAACATGCTCGTCCAAACTCGCATGCGCTGCATATAtacatcaaatcaaatcaaactaaaataaaatcgtTAAAGTTACAATGCACATTTGACACCTACATATTTGTGGGgtagtaataaaatacaaactctatatatGTACAAATTCTAAACTCCTCGACACAGTGTAAATCcattgtaaaatttcaagattttgatgtctGATACAGTGTAGCAcattgtaaaatttcaagattttgatgtccAAGAAAAAATACAGTTTTTGATGTCTAGTAAAAAGTACATTGTCAACACAGCGTCAACcgtaatattgatattttttatttatgttattttgtcatttgtacaatatttagagtttgcattttgaTTAATCctgataaatttatttgattaatcctgataaacttaaaatgaaaGGGTTAAAATGAGAGTAGTACCAGTTTGAAGCTTGGCTAGAGCGTCCCAAAAGAAAGTGAAAGAAGAAGGGTTTTGTTTATAGAATTGGGCAGGCGGAGCCATCACTGGCGGCGGCGAGGGAGCTTGGAAGTGAACCGGAGGTGGAGATTCCCGCTTGGGCTCTGCATTCGGCGTGGCGGGAGGCGTCATGAACACCGTGTACGGCCCGATCTTCCCGATCCTCGGCGGCGGAGTGCCTGATTCACTCTTCATTGCCATTTTTAATTCGATTGCGAAATTGAGAGAGCTGAATTCTTTCTTCAGCCGTCTTTTAACTTTTCCCTTTCTTTCAGACAAGGCGCAGAAGCGAAACGAGATTAGATTTTGCGTAGATTGGAAGAAGGTTGCTGTGCTTTTTCTACTTTACGGTGTGTGTgcttttttttggtaaaggAAGTGAAGTGAACTGTCGTCTTTGGAGTGTGAAATGCAGCCTTCaatcttatttaaaattatcattatcattttttaatgaacGTTTTCTCAGTTATACCAGTAAAAAGAGTACCTCCATCTCGGCTAAGATACATATTTCTTGGTCGATacgaaattttagaaattattaattaatgtatttaattggaaagaaaaaaaaaagtggctgagtgtattaattagagagataaagttttcaaaaaagaaatatgttaTCTTAGttgtgacaaactaaaaaggaaaacgtatcatcggacagagggagtaaaatatactttcttcgtcccacaaaagatgtcacacttgtgagacggcacgggattttagaaggttttattttgtgtattaaatggagagagcatatataatttttatattcatgtgagagagaacttttttcaaaaagggaaatgtgacatcttttgtgggacaaactaaaaaagaaagtgtgacatcttttgtgggacggatggagcaTAAAACAGAAATAACATTATCTCTATTCTTCTTTCCTCTTACTTTATATTCTCTTTGCGTGACTCGCAAAAAAACACTTtctatatttcataaaaataggtcatactccctccgtacgCCATTTAAAGAGTCattttgactcggcacgagttttagaaaattgtttgactttgtaagGAAAAGTAAAGGGAGAAAGTGAGTGGGGTGTATgacttatttaaaatattagttttatattgaattgtgagtataaaaagttggtggaatgtgaggtccacATACTAAAAGTGGAATAAAGCAAATGGTTCTATAAACCGTGGATAAACTAAAATGGCAAATTGTTTCAAtgatggacggagggagtatttttttacgttctttacaattttttattttcgaaaaCCCAAAATCTCTTGTTTCttcaaatagtaaaagaagctTAGTAAAAGGTAGACAGTTTGTGTCTATTTTCAATGTCTAAATCGCAATTCATGTctatattttgcatatttgatctactttggtattttgacatgttttgtgagaattgtgcatatttaagctaaaaagataggaaaaagtcGAAGATGGAAGTTTGGAGCGTTCAAGCCGTCCAGCGGTCCGCTGCACCACGCGTAACGACCGCTGGACCCTAGCGACTGCTACACCTATAGCGGCAAGCTCCGGAGAAAGTTGTGCTACAAATCTGAAGACGCCCAGCGACCGTTCGAGAAGCTCCCGAAGCCACTGGACTAATTTGCAGCGACCCTTATCCTAATGGGCAGAAGCTACGGACAACGCACAGGGACCGCTGGTCAAGGTGCAGCGGTCTGCTATGAAAACGCGGTGCACGAGTTGACCTATTTTCTCTTCagattttaccaaaattagcCACCTTTTTCCTTCTACCAATAGGATTCGAACCATTCCCTATAAGTACCCCCTCAAACCTCTTCATTCAACACACATTTTTTGCCTCATAATTCTAGAGCATAAATTGAGAGGGTTCTTCGTTGTGCAAGGGGTTGGAGACGAATTCAAGTGAAGATCAAGACTACGAGGATTctacctttgggttttatcgcgttagttcttatgtttactttgttttccctttatactatgtttttagattattctatcatgtgtaactaaattcataggatattacagatgtgttagtaacgactttggttatacaattcctttttctatttaatatccattttgtttttacttcgtttcttccttaagttgtTCCATAATGCTTCATGTTTAAGTGGCACATTCGATGAAGATTTAAaataacttgctacataatcgtgagaggaggttggcaagttagatccacttaatagacactaaaattagcttcccttaaaacggcactgttaattgaaaGTGgagacttttcaagggtcttaggagcttttaggagttacaaatttaggattgacaaccctagtgttagtaatctacgcttgtaccgCATGGGCATAACTAGTGTGAgtcgttctatcaaagtataaactgtgctagggtattgtagttggaacttgtataaccataactgtgaacgcacatccctggaattctcttatatcttactccctccgtccccgattaagagtcacatttttccatttctgtttgtcctcaattaagagtcacacttcatttttaccataaatagtaagtaggtcctacattccactaactcaattcactcacattttattataaaaccaatataaaaaatgggtcccacgctccactaactttttcaaccaacttttctttacatttcttaaaactcgtgtccggtcaaagtgtgactcttaatcggagacggggggagtatattttatctctagttttttgttgcaattagttgtttaCTGCTTTCAGTATTCTggtttttaaaaagttttcaaaaccctttgtttctccaaatagtaaaaaggTAGCCAGTCGGTGATATTATTCCTCGTGTTCGACaacccggtactgacctttagctagtGATCTAtcctgtatacttgcaggtatttttagtgctaataaaaagtgcatcaagtttttggcgccacTGCTGGGGATAATATTCACTACGTGATTGATTTCTTCAAACGGATTATTttgctccctccgtctgccATTAAATGTCCCATATTTgaccggcacgggttttaagaaattgtttgactttgtaaaGTAAAGTGGgtaaaaaagttggtggaatgtggggtctacttttatgtattgattttataataaaatgtgagtggaatgtgttagtggaatgtagggtgaccggcacaagttttaagaaattgtttgactttgtgaagTAAAGTGggtaaaaaagttagtggaatgtggggtctacttttatgtattgattttataagaaaatgtgagtggaatgtgttAGTGAAATGTATGGTCCACTTACCAAATactatggtaaaagtgaaataaggcATTTATTCGCAGacgaatgaaaaaaaggaaaaatgagacatttaatggcggacggagggattactactttggatttGTATCActtttaaagtttaatttttctttttgttttgttttgttttgtcttCTACAGGTCGTGCATGCGAACGCGCTCCGAGAAGGAAATCTTGGAGCCGCTTGATCTAGAAATCGAAAAGACTCGTAGGAAAATAAGATGTGATCAAAGTACAATGGGGGACAACACTAGAACAGAGATAGAAAGGCTGCAAAACCTGGTTCAGCAACTGCTAGAAGAGAAAGTTGTGGAGAAGGCGGCTAATGAGGAGCAAGAAAGGAAGAACATATAGATTGTGTCGATGATGCATATGTTCAACCTTGGCAGCGTACTTACTATCCCTGAGGGACCTCGGATTGAT
The nucleotide sequence above comes from Salvia hispanica cultivar TCC Black 2014 chromosome 5, UniMelb_Shisp_WGS_1.0, whole genome shotgun sequence. Encoded proteins:
- the LOC125190482 gene encoding uncharacterized protein LOC125190482 isoform X1 produces the protein MAMKSESGTPPPRIGKIGPYTVFMTPPATPNAEPKRESPPPVHFQAPSPPPVMAPPAQFYKQNPSSFTFFWDALAKLQTAHASLDEHVAHWFGLNQSKYQWALDDYYESNGKGRALLRDYKEEIRMNSFCSRWESERGKTTG
- the LOC125190482 gene encoding uncharacterized protein LOC125190482 isoform X2; translation: MAMKSESGTPPPRIGKIGPYTVFMTPPATPNAEPKRESPPPVHFQAPSPPPVMAPPAQFYKQNPSSFTFFWDALAKLQTAHASLDEHVAHWFGLNQSKYQWALDDYYESNGKNQNEEKPQVKPSKTQNV